A single window of Amphiura filiformis chromosome 17, Afil_fr2py, whole genome shotgun sequence DNA harbors:
- the LOC140136803 gene encoding uncharacterized protein gives MPRSFLVKNKSTGCKKANYAAAVPSSSASDGARSPLHLGAEARVGSAFTPVTPRKRSAESDIPRSYAEYERSVTLGPFQQCRSPASAGEEVAAIPSKQHSPTLLMERRLSEMSHPLTTNMPMSEGATVLSRPPGIMAPILIPVAPPRPSSAEGGQRWPSEISTYDIPSPPANGFISREISELLKDGRLSYTDVYRARFAQLEKDIMGSLVPDDLKWYHSKVGISVPRYIHHPTLMRPTLPIDLRHHIPPTSPESQYSEDELSEAKKSPLSSPTSPITMPHGTFTCLDCSKVFSTPHGLEVHVRRSHSGKRPYACDLCHKTFGHAVSLSQHRAVHNQERSFSCKECGKSFKRSSTLSTHMLIHSDTRPYPCEYCGKRFHQKSDMKKHTYIHTGEKPHKCQVCGKAFSQSSNLITHSRKHTGYKPFGCKICGRAFQRKVDLRRHFETQHPDHDRMQFTTILPVLAM, from the exons ATGCCACGATCTTTCTTGGTTAAGAATAAAAGTACGGGATGCAAAAAGGCGAATTACGCGGCGGCTGTTCCATCTTCATCAGCATCTGATGGTGCGAGGTCTCCGCTACATCTTGGTGCAGAAGCGCGAGTTGGTAGTGCCTTCACGCCGGTTACTCCTCGTAAGAGAAGCGCAGAGTCAG ACATCCCACGAAGTTACGCCGAGTATGAACGCTCCGTGACGTTGGGTCCCTTTCAGCAGTGCAGGAGCCCGGCAAGTGCAGGGGAAGAAGTCGCCGCCATCCCATCCAAGCAACACAGCCCAACACTCCTCATGGAAAGGAGACTGTCCGAAATGAGCCATCCACTCACTACCAACATGCCAATGTCCGAAGGAGCTACAGTATTGTCGAGACCACCGGGCATAATGGCCCCAATATTGATCCCTGTGGCACCCCCTAGACCGTCCAGTGCAGAAGGCGGACAGCGGTGGCCGAGTGAGATATCAACATATGACATTCCTTCACCACCTGCTAACG gttttatcaGCAGGGAAATTTCAGAGCTTTTGAAAGATGGTCGCCTGAGTTACACCGATGTATACCGCGCACGTTTTGCACAACTTGAGAAGGACATCATGGGTTCCTTAGTACCAGACGATCTGAAATGGTACCACTCCAAAGTCGGCATCAGTGTACCACGTTATATACATCACCCAACACTAATGAGGCCCACCCTACCCATAGACTTAAGGCATCATATTCCGCCAACCTCACCAGAAAGTCAGTATTCAGAAGATGAACTTTCAGAAGCCAAAAAGTCGCCACTCTCATCTCCCACTTCTCCCATCACAATGCCCCATGGGACATTCACTTGCTTAGACTGTTCAAAAGTGTTCTCAACCCCTCATGGACTAGAGGTGCACGTTCGGCGGTCCCATAGTGGAAAGCGTCCATACGCTTGTGATTTGTGCCATAAGACTTTTGGACATGCTGTGAGTTTGAGTCAACATAGAGCTGTACATAATCAGGAGCGAAGCTTCAGCTGTAAGGAATGTGGGAAGTCCTTCAAGAGATCCTCGACTCTGTCCACACATATGCTGATCCATTCTGACACTAGACCATATCCGTGCGAGTACTGCGGCAAACGCTTTCATCAGAAGTCAGACATGAAGAAACACACGTATATTCACACAG GTGAGAAACCCCACAAATGTCAAGTATGCGGCAAAGCATTCAGTCAATCATCCAACTTAATCACACACAGCAGGAAGCACACAGGGTACAAACCATTCGGTTGCAAGATCTGCGGCAGAGCTTTCCAGAGGAAGGTGGATCTCCGAAGGCACTTTGAAACACAGCATCCAGACCACGATAGAATGCAATTTACCACCATACTCCCTGTACTGGCCATGTAA